Proteins encoded by one window of Lates calcarifer isolate ASB-BC8 linkage group LG5, TLL_Latcal_v3, whole genome shotgun sequence:
- the LOC108886078 gene encoding galactosylceramide sulfotransferase-like isoform X1, with protein sequence MFFVTMLQEWRWQLMFKCATAVCFLVSMILLYCLSTVQINFSPPEFPVPLSCAPQSSQHSTQSTTNVLQQDSNICVPKVDIMFMKTHKTGSSTFLNILFRFGEKHKLKFAFPNSQNDFSYPSPFQRTHVHGYKSGMCFNIMCNHMRFNAAEVAKVLPRDTFYITILRDPAELFESSFHYFSRIIPLTWRIPGEHKVAEFLRNPNLYFSSDGFNSFYLKNLLFFDFGQDNTLDPDDPRVEKSIRLIAERFHLVMIMEHFEESLILLKDTLCWEMDDLLFFKLNSRKQSTVSKLSPELRAKALQWNSIDWRLYKHFNLTFWERVESYGRDRMTKDVAELRRRNAEMVKICIEGGHSVEAGNIHEEAMQPWQPIGEKSIMGYNLNKNVDKAYQELCRKMLTPEIQYLTDLGVNLWLTKLWGHVRNIIDW encoded by the exons ATG TTCTTCGTTACCATGCTCCAAGAATGGCGGTGGCAGCTCATGTTCAAATGTGCCACTGCAGTTTGCTTCCTCGTCAGTATGATCCTGCTCTACTGTCTTTCTACGGTACAGATCAACTTCAGTCCTCCAGA GTTTCCAGTGCCTCTTTCATGTGCTCCCCAATCAAGCCAACACAGCACCCAGTCAACTACAAATGTATTACAACAAGACAGTAACATCTGTGTTCCTAAAGTAGACATCATGTTTATGAAGACCCataaaacaggaagcagcacCTTCCTCAATATTCTGTTCCGTTTTGGAGAGAAGCACAAACTCAAATTTGCCTTCCCCAACAGTCAAAACGACTTCTCCTACCCCTCACCTTTTCAACGCACGCACGTTCATGGCTATAAATCTGGAATGTGTTTTAACATCATGTGCAACCACATGCGTTTCAATGCAGCTGAGGTGGCCAAGGTGCTGCCCAGAGACACTTTCTACATCACGATCCTGCGAGATCCTGCAGAGCTCTTTGAATCGTCTTTCCATTACTTTAGCCGCATTATTCCTCTGACCTGGAGGATACCAGGTGAACATAAGGTGGCTGAGTTCCTGCGTAATCCCAACCTCTACTTCAGCTCGGATGGATTTAACTCCTTCTACCTGAAGAACCTGCTCTTCTTTGACTTTGGGCAGGACAACACCCTGGATCCAGATGACCCACGTGTAGAAAAGAGCATCAGGCTCATTGCTGAGCGTTTTCACTTGGTCATGATAATGGAGCACTTTGAGGAATCACTCATCCTGCTCAAGGATACCCTGTGCTGGGAGATGGATGACCTCCTCTTCTTCAAGCTCAACTCCCGTAAACAATCCACTGTGTCTAAACTGAGCCCAGAACTGAGGGCGAAGGCCTTGCAGTGGAACAGCATTGACTGGAGGctttacaaacattttaatctgACCTTCTGGGAGAGAGTGGAATCTTACGGAAGAGACCGTATGACAAAGGATGTTGCAGAGCTCAGGAGGAGGAATGCAGAGATGGTGAAGATCTGCATTGAGGGAGGTCACTCTGTCGAGGCTGGAAACATTCATGAGGAGGCTATGCAGCCATGGCAGCCCATCGGAGAAAAGTCCATCATGGGATATAActtgaataaaaatgtagaCAAAGCCTATCAGGAGTTGTGCCGAAAGATGTTAACCCCAGAAATTCAATATCTAACAGACTTGGGGGTTAACCTGTGGCTTACTAAGCTGTGGGGACATGTAAGGAATATCATTGACTGGTGA
- the LOC108886078 gene encoding galactosylceramide sulfotransferase-like isoform X2, with protein MLQEWRWQLMFKCATAVCFLVSMILLYCLSTVQINFSPPEFPVPLSCAPQSSQHSTQSTTNVLQQDSNICVPKVDIMFMKTHKTGSSTFLNILFRFGEKHKLKFAFPNSQNDFSYPSPFQRTHVHGYKSGMCFNIMCNHMRFNAAEVAKVLPRDTFYITILRDPAELFESSFHYFSRIIPLTWRIPGEHKVAEFLRNPNLYFSSDGFNSFYLKNLLFFDFGQDNTLDPDDPRVEKSIRLIAERFHLVMIMEHFEESLILLKDTLCWEMDDLLFFKLNSRKQSTVSKLSPELRAKALQWNSIDWRLYKHFNLTFWERVESYGRDRMTKDVAELRRRNAEMVKICIEGGHSVEAGNIHEEAMQPWQPIGEKSIMGYNLNKNVDKAYQELCRKMLTPEIQYLTDLGVNLWLTKLWGHVRNIIDW; from the exons ATGCTCCAAGAATGGCGGTGGCAGCTCATGTTCAAATGTGCCACTGCAGTTTGCTTCCTCGTCAGTATGATCCTGCTCTACTGTCTTTCTACGGTACAGATCAACTTCAGTCCTCCAGA GTTTCCAGTGCCTCTTTCATGTGCTCCCCAATCAAGCCAACACAGCACCCAGTCAACTACAAATGTATTACAACAAGACAGTAACATCTGTGTTCCTAAAGTAGACATCATGTTTATGAAGACCCataaaacaggaagcagcacCTTCCTCAATATTCTGTTCCGTTTTGGAGAGAAGCACAAACTCAAATTTGCCTTCCCCAACAGTCAAAACGACTTCTCCTACCCCTCACCTTTTCAACGCACGCACGTTCATGGCTATAAATCTGGAATGTGTTTTAACATCATGTGCAACCACATGCGTTTCAATGCAGCTGAGGTGGCCAAGGTGCTGCCCAGAGACACTTTCTACATCACGATCCTGCGAGATCCTGCAGAGCTCTTTGAATCGTCTTTCCATTACTTTAGCCGCATTATTCCTCTGACCTGGAGGATACCAGGTGAACATAAGGTGGCTGAGTTCCTGCGTAATCCCAACCTCTACTTCAGCTCGGATGGATTTAACTCCTTCTACCTGAAGAACCTGCTCTTCTTTGACTTTGGGCAGGACAACACCCTGGATCCAGATGACCCACGTGTAGAAAAGAGCATCAGGCTCATTGCTGAGCGTTTTCACTTGGTCATGATAATGGAGCACTTTGAGGAATCACTCATCCTGCTCAAGGATACCCTGTGCTGGGAGATGGATGACCTCCTCTTCTTCAAGCTCAACTCCCGTAAACAATCCACTGTGTCTAAACTGAGCCCAGAACTGAGGGCGAAGGCCTTGCAGTGGAACAGCATTGACTGGAGGctttacaaacattttaatctgACCTTCTGGGAGAGAGTGGAATCTTACGGAAGAGACCGTATGACAAAGGATGTTGCAGAGCTCAGGAGGAGGAATGCAGAGATGGTGAAGATCTGCATTGAGGGAGGTCACTCTGTCGAGGCTGGAAACATTCATGAGGAGGCTATGCAGCCATGGCAGCCCATCGGAGAAAAGTCCATCATGGGATATAActtgaataaaaatgtagaCAAAGCCTATCAGGAGTTGTGCCGAAAGATGTTAACCCCAGAAATTCAATATCTAACAGACTTGGGGGTTAACCTGTGGCTTACTAAGCTGTGGGGACATGTAAGGAATATCATTGACTGGTGA